Part of the Uloborus diversus isolate 005 chromosome 2, Udiv.v.3.1, whole genome shotgun sequence genome, AAGAAAAACAATGAAGTCAGATGGCACATGTGCAACACTCAGGCCTGTATAAAGTAAGTAAATAGAAACTTAGTGAAAATATGAATTAGAATACGGACAATTCCTAAGCCTCCCCATTCAAGTAAGGACTGTGATCTCTTAAAATCTTTGCATTAGATGGACTAAAAGTATTGATTGGAAATCTTCTCAGTCCATCTAACATGTTCAAAGTTGGTTTTTATTGCAAGGAAATCAAAATCTGCtgcccagggccggatttagaggagggcaggcggggccactgccccggggcctccacaacaaaggggtccCCTCAGTAAAATTTCTACAAAAtgtcctaactttcacgggtcagcaaattttacgtttttttctcccagacatttttttttttttgtatttctacaaagaatgtaTTTCTAAATATCATATGAAAATAACCTAAAAAGTACATaacctttaaaatgaaatgtatgtttagatataaataagaaacagtaattttaagtctataaattataataataaaattataaaaataaaattataagtagcagtaacttcaggatgtatttactattaaagtgctgattgaaaatatcgaatatatacatatatgtatcaaaatattcggatatatatcaaagtattggatattttcgaaaatatgatgatcttttcgaaccctgattaggggcctccacacttccaaatccggccctgctgcTGCCACACAATGTGTGTTCATTAAGGAAGTTCTACTGAATTTATTTCATATGCATATAGCAGTCGgattggattttaaatttttttcaaaactttgaaagCACTCCatctcaatcccccccccccctttagattCAAGATTTCAGGTTTCACTATATTTTCCCAAGAACTTTACGACTTGCTTACACAAACATGCATCTTAATTGGGTAAAAAAGGATCATTTGAATATTTACAAAACATACACTGGAGCATTTACTAGAGAAACTACGTTGACAGTGGTGTTAAATGAAGTTATTCTTGAACTACTTGGTGAACTTCCATAACAATAAGGTGGGGATGCTGATATTCCTACTCCTACCGGTACTCCACTTTGGTCCAGAGCAACAGTTAAAACATCAGTGAGACTTGATTCATAGACTGCACACTACAAATAAACAACAGGGGTAAATGAAGAGCAGTATTCATTGcaaacaaactgaaaaataaaacaaaaaacatttacttAAATTCTTACAAGCGGTTTGCATATTGCATAACTAATATTGTGAAATGTGAGAGAAATTTACAAAACCTATTTGCCGCACACTTTGAGATTTTAAGGCAGTGATTTCAGTGGTGTtcctatcaatttttctgagggtatactcccagtcaggggcggatacaagggaggggcgatgggggcgatcgcccctcccttgagggacactTCACCAGTAATTtatcgaaaatgaagttcaaaaaacacaaatttaggcgagtttcattgatgttgggagaagggggggggggggttatgaccATATCCCGGAACTGTTTCGgaatgaaagtcaaaaatttttgtgatcaatattttaaaatcagtatacatagtaaaatgtatgtaataaaaatcaatcgcccctcccttgaaaaaattCTGGGTCCGCCCTtgctcccagtaatccattatgtcCAATATGTGTACGCaattatatacataatatgtctcaaaaatgtttgagagtataggTTGTATATGGAGTATATCCTATGGGAACACCTCTGAGTGATTTTACCTGACATAATGGTAGCAAACAATTTAGAGGACCAGAAATATGGCTAAGGATTTTTCAGGGCAAAAATGCTCTTCAACATTTTTTAGAAGagtaaaaattcattttggaaTAGTGAAATATGGGGAATTATACAGTCACTCAATTTTTTGgactaaattttacttataacttcatcttctttactaataataaagcagaaagtctctctgtccggaggatgtctggatgtctgtaggatgtctgtagaatgtctgtgacgcgcatagcgcctaaaccgttcggccgattttcatgaaatttggcacaaagttagtttgtagcatgggggtgtgcacctcgaagcaatttttcaaaaattcgattttgttctttctatattctaattttaagaaactttttccgagcaaatgatcacaacgtagaatagtaaattacgaaatcatcataacggggaaccgttatgagccatgggcgagccatttaacataaccaattggcgagaaattcatcctccattatttgttaatatacaaggcgaaccaatgaccttttaattttctactacgggcaaagccgtgggggtgccactagtacatatataaattaactagcattcccgtacccggcattgctcgggtaatggaattagcaggggttaacagtgcttggtgcacctagtttcgaaaatctcctataataattacttattacctataactttttttaatttggggaggatcccgtggCCCCTGAACttcttacatatatgcctttgtcctaaaccgatctttaactgctattaacgatccttttaaagtattgattatctttgcgaacacaggccatccacattttattgatatacctatgtttaagcaagaacttctttgtatacaacatttttagttttttttttttctggtactaaaattattaagctgcttgatgaactgactttggagcaagctacataacattggccatgtgaaaaaaagtcttctcttaaatcgatccctgctacttttaatgtctgtccttgtgacttattaatggttattgcaaagcaaacaggaaactgcactcttctaaattcaaaaggatagttcgcctgtgatgatgttcttaaaaacttcgtttctagttttgaagaaacgaaagcaaaagacagaaacattatgatttgacttgagaaaagcctcgaagaaccacgtgagaaacaaaaacaatatcaaatttatagttcgctatcgaccaaaagttgagatgaagtactgaataatgatttgaatggaggaaagccttcgaaaataagggatttgaattcaatgacaggttttaatttctcagaaattaagaggttttaattaatttctcccgaactaattgagatttcgaaaaatcctttcttagtggttactttcgtaatcatgcggacatgcctgccaaatttcaagtctgaagcttcagcggtttcggctgtgcgttgatatatatatatatatatatgtatatatatatgtatatatattatctcaggacattgatttttatatattaagataagggCTGAGAGTTAAAAATTGGTAGACCAAGTGAAAGTACTAGACTTATGTGATTTGTTAAgcaaatatgaggcagtgagaagcaaacggatgtaagtggacattttaaagttttgagtaaaacacatttaaagataacatcctaggtaggctttcgttgaaatttattttctgaatcatgctgtattgcagcaactaccagggcaactagtaccatctcttgccccaagacagaggagaggttcactactggttatctccaaccaattttttttttcccagtacATGGACAGGACACCCAAATGTGCATTCGTCATTCGAAtagtgcaaatttaaaaaaatgtttgcattacctgattaaaaatcaaaatgaccatttttcaGAGAAGGTTTTGCAGGAGATAAAGCATCTCCTCAAATTTAAAAGCACAAGGGCTAGGCATtccaaaaaaaatcttcaaaatttaaggaATCTTATTCTTCAAAGAGGGTTTATTAGTTCTCTGCAACATTCAGTTGAGTTTTGAGACAGTTTCGGTTCATTATCCAAATGTGATCATTAAAagtaaagaaacaaatttttcatccttcaaaattatttttttataaataatattatgAAACCTTCACATCATAAGAGCTTGTTAACTGGAATTTAAAACTGCACAAACTTAACTATTTCCATACAATATTATCCATACaatgtaatttatattttcaaaatatttagagaaaaaactacaatttcaggaaaaaaacacaACTTACAGCTTTTGTGAATGAGGAAACTGAACTACTATCAGGATCGTCAGCTTTGGTGGAAATTTTGATTCTATATATATCATCAGTCACAGCAAGTTTCtagcaaaataaatgaaacatagttaaaaataaaattttcctaaaagttGTTAGCAACAAAATACTGTCAAAATAACTGTAtattcaattttcaaaacattagaACGTAgagtaaaaaattgcataaaaaattacGTTTTACCTGAACGATCATTTAAGTCAAATCAAACAAAAGTGttcttcagtaaattaccacccattagccagggctaaagcagaaatacatgaaatacaccgccagctcagtcatttccagccgaggactgcagtttcgtgcttattagcactcatcagcccggcttaggaaagtgactgagctggagatggaaaacctcttaaggaagcctcggctggaaatgactgagctggcggtgtatttcgcgtatttctgctttagccctagctaatgggcggtaatttactgaatataccttgccttgccttcaatcttcgagttgaaccgaaccattgcttcggtcactcgtctggtctgcgctaattctatattagctaccagtttgtttggcactcttggcttccttaagaggttttccatctccagctcagtcactttcctaagccgggctgatgagtgctaataagcacgaaaggcagtcctcagctggaaatgactgagctggcggtgtatttcacgtatttctgctttagccctggctaatgggcggtaatttactgaatataccttgccttgccttcaatcttcgagttgaaccgaaccattgcttcggtcactcgtctggtctgctaattctatattagctaccagtttgtttggcactcttggcttccttaagaggttttccatctccagctcagtcactttcctaagccgggctgatgagtgctaataagcacgaaaggcagtcctcagctggaaatgactgagctggcggtgtatttcacgtatttctgctttagccctggctaatgggcggtaatttactgaatataccttgccttgccttcaatcttcgagttgaaccgaaccattgcttcggtcactcgtctggtctgctaattctatattagctaccagtttgtttcgcactcttggcttccttaagaggttttccatctccagctcagtcactttcctaagccgggctgatgagtgctaataagcacgaaaggcagtcctcggctggaaatgactgagctggcggtgtatttcacgtatttctgctttagccctggctaatgggcggtaatttactgaatataccttgccttgccttcaatcttcgagttgaaccgaaccattgcttcggtcactcgtctggtctgcgctaattctatattagctaccagtttgtttggcactcttggcttccttaagaggttttccatctccagctcagtcactttcctaagccgggctgatgagtgctaataagcacgaaaggcagtcctcagctggaaatgactgagctggcggtgtatttcacgtatttctgctttagccctggctaatgggcggtaatttactgaatataccttgccttgccttcaatcttcgagttgaaccgaaccattgcttcggtcactcgtctggtctgctaattctatattagctaccagtttgtttggcactcttggcttccttaagaggttttccatctccagctcagtcactttcctaagccgggctgatgagtgctaataagcacgaaaggcagtcctcagctggaaatgactgagctggcggtgtatttcacgtatttctgctttagccctggctaatgggcggtaatttactgaatataccttgccttgccttcaatcttcgagttgaaccgaaccattgcttcggtcactcgtctggtctgctaattctatattagctaccagtttgtttcgcactcttggcttccttaagaggttttccatctccagctcagtcactttcctaagccgggctgatgagtgctaataagcacgaaaggcagtcctcggctggaaatgactgagctggcggtgtatttcacgtatttctgctttagccctggctaatgggcggtaatttactgaatataccttgccttgccttcaatcttcgagttgaaccgaaccattgcttcggtcactcgtctggtctgcgctaattctatattagctaccagtttgtttggcactcttggcttccttaagaggttttccatctccagctcagtcactttcctaagccgggctgatgagtgctaataagcacgaaaggcagtcctcagctggaaatgactgagctggcggtgtatttcacgtatttctgctttagccctggctaatgggcggtaatttactgaatataccttgccttgccttcaatcttcgagttgaaccgaaccattgcttcggtcactcgtctggtctgctaattctatattagctaccagtttgtttcgcactcttggcttccttaagaggttttccatctccagctcagtcactttcctaagccgggctgatgagtgctaataagcacgaaaggcagtcctcagctggaaatgactgagctggcggtgtatttcacgtatttctgctttagccctggctaatgggcggtaatttactgaatataccttgccttgccttcaatcttcgagttgaaccgaaccattgcttcggtcactcgtctggtctgctaattctatattagctaccagtttgtttcgcactcttggcttccttaagaggttttccatctccagctcagtcactttcctaagccgggctgatgagtgctaataagcacgaaaggcagtcctcagctggaaatgactgagctggcggtgtatttcacgtatttctgctttagccctggctaatgggcggtaatttactgaatataccttgccttgccttcaatcttcgagttgaaccgaaccattgcttcggtcactcgtctggtctgctaattctatattagctaccagtttgtttggcactcttggcttccttaagaggttttccatctccagctcagtcactttcctaagccgggctgatgagtgctaataagcacgaaaggcagtcctcggctggaaatgactgagctggcggtgtatttcacgtatttctgctttagccctggctaatgggcggtaatttactgaatataccttgccttgccttcaatcttcgagttgaaccgaaccattgcttcggtcactcgtctggtctgctaattctatattagctaccagtttgtttcgcactcttggcttccttaagaggttttccatctccagctcagtcactttcctaagccgggctgatgagtgctaataagcacgaaaggcagtgctcagctggaaatgactgagctggcggtgtatttcaaaagTGTTCTTGTAtgatcaggggcgtagctaaggggggggttttggggacaaaccccccccccgaaaagttagtctcaaaaaaaaaaagagaaagaagagagaagagaaagaaaaaaaaggaagaaaaggaaaaaattccaagcgattatacatacatatatatatatatatatatatatatatatattatatatattatatatatatatatatatatatatatatatattatatatattatatatatatatatatattatatatattatatatatatatatatatatatatattatatatattatatatatatatatatatatatatatatataagaagtaaccccccccgaaagtcgggtctagctacgccactgtgtaTGATTAGGACCAATTGCCGAACATAAATTATTATGTATCATTATCTGTGATGTGACTTGCTGTACTAGGAAtttcaatgattattttttcttcttaaagctaCTATCTACCTCAATTTAACGAAAACAACAACACAAGTTGCATATTAAGCAAATTTCACTGTAACTGTGATAACCGTTCAAAACTTGTGCCatgattttgaaatgaaatatttagatGTCACGTCGTTAttatgttgtaccttaacttgcATTCCTGTACATAGGTTTTGATGTGCCACGCTTTGTAAATTAACTAAACAGTAGCACAGTTTAAAAGCTTTCATTTGCTGTGCAATCAAACTAATgtgaatgcattttaattctaTTTATCTGAAAAATGACTTCTGCTCTACAAGTAAATACCATGATAAGTTaactacttaaaataaaattttttttttgaagtgaaatctaCTGTATCTTTTAAATATAATAGCAAGGTAATTATCATGAAACTACTTCATATTGAAACATAGATGATGCAAATAGCTTATCATAACTGATTGCTAATGGCAGTGAATTTTTCACATTTCCAACtcgttttactttcttctatatctaatatatagaagaaagttttggattcgtgcaaattttcgaatatcgaattttgacggattcgaacgttttgaggtgtgctgagtccatttcgaccatttttggaaaatgtctctctgtctgtgtgtatgtcacgtctgtgtgtgaccagttttttgtggccactctacagcaaaaactaccgcatgaaatcgaacgaaatttggtacacatatgtgtccctatgttaacttgtgcccattggtttttggcgcgaattcctccaaggggggtggagcaatgggacgttttttgagttacacatgcttgctattcctcaggaagtaactggcggaatcaaacaaaatttggtccatatgttgccattaacaggaacaggtgctgattcaattttggtgtcaataactcaaacgggggttgagctatagaacgttttttgtcgtcaattgtgactgctgtatctcaagaaataatgaacggaatgaaagaaaaatgtatcggcaagtagcccttagtgggtataagagctgattttattttggtgtcaacagctaaaaagggtgtagcgcaatcgcccgttctttttttccattgtgagtgccctatctcaagaagtaatgctacgttctggttgaaagttggaatatatatgaatccatatgtaaacaggttttggttcaattttgacgccaatcgctcgaagaggtgtggatttttttttttttgcgaataaaaatagctttattaatgcaacaataagaaagataaatcataatagcttgtcgtctgcgtatttctcgtgattttaattgtatggaaatgatcggaaatattatctcaatgatttaaaattttaaactgttgccatcttatgtttgttaacaaataaaatatttgtaattaattcaaacaaggcttttaaaataactttcaatttttgctctttgcttttgcaataattcagacattgggatggtcgtcaagcttttgcatgtgtaattttgtttttgttgggaatattgcttcctcgtcaagcatgaggaaggatcagaaaaaaaaaagaaaaatatagaagaaagtttcgtgatggccacaacatactaactaGTTCAATTACGTAGTTCAAATAGTTAAAGAGATAAAAGATTAAGTATTTGCTCTTTTGAGCATACAAAGTCTTGCAGTCCAGTACAAAGAAGAATCTGCAGGAGGGGAGAGCGTCTTGAAACAAGAAGAATCACTGGCTTTCTAGGGTGCAGAGCAGTCGAAGAGGTGCCCGCCATTAAGTCGAATCCTTTGCCACACAAAATGCAGTTAGGAGAGTCCACCAGCCTAATCCGGATAGAACAGCCTTAAGGAGGTCGTGTCCTCTCAGCAGGCTGAAGGAAGAGACACTTATAGCTCTAGGTAGGTCCCTGggaatcagggccggatttggaagtgtggaggccccagggcaacgaaggagtggaggcccctaatcagggttcgaaaagatcatcatattttcgaaaatatccaatactttgatatatacatgaattacaccgccagctcagtcaattccagccgagggctgcagtttcgtgcttagtagcactcatcagcccggcataggctaataagcatgaaactgcagtcctcggctggaattgactgagctggctctgtatttcatgtatttctgcctcagccctggctatagggcggtaacttactgaatatacctagcttgcctgcaatattcgagttgaaccgaaccattgtttcggtcactcgtctggtcagtgctaattctatgttagctatcagtttgtttggcactcttggcttccttaagaggttttccacctccagctcagttagtcctatgccgggctgatgagtgctaataagcacgaaactgtagtcctcggctggaattgactgagctggcggtgtatttcatgtatttttgccttagccctggctatagggcagtaacttactgaatatactttgatatatatccgaatatttgacatatatgtatatatccgatattttcgacccgtgaaagttaggatattttgtaaaatttcattgtgggggcccctttgttgtggagaccCCGCGGCAGTTgccctgcctgccctcccctaaatccggccctgctggGAATATGACATGACAAAAGGCTGTCCCAAGATTTGTCTAGACTTTTTTCCCTACTGGAGCTAATGCAGTGCTCCCAAATTTTTTGCTTGAGCAAAAGTTTCATGTTTCGTAGATTAGCAAGGGACACAGGAGGGGTCAAAAGAAGAGCCACTTTTgcaaaagtatttgcattttcaTTACCCCATAAGCTCCAATGGCTATTAATCCATCATAAAACGATCTCCTAATGTTCTTACACTGGCATTCAATGGCGGTAGAGAACAGATTGTAGGATGAAATAGTATGATTTGCAGTCAGATAGTCGATGAAGAGCACAATTTTCATCATGCATCTCTTTAATCCTTTGAATAGCCAGATAAATAGCCAGATAATTTCTGCACTGAAATGGTCTTAATTTGCATTCAGTGGTTgctagatttgaaaaaaaaaaaaaacctggaaaagATGCCAGAGCTCGCCCTTCCAATGGTTCAGCCGATCCATCAGTGTAAATGTGTACCCACCAACCTTCCAAACTGAAAGTCTCAATTAAACACTTCTGAAAATGAATCAAATACTTTATGaaacactagctgtacccgacacgcgttgctacgccaacaaaaaaatacatcattatactgattttcatgacaatcgtttgaacggggcagaagttgcttactgcagtgccacctggtggcgagtggcttcaatgagcatattatgcaccttctccgtggaaaaatacatatatatagcaattttcataataatcggtccaggtatcaagtgaagccgtgactatactcaaattttgtactcacgcagtttgcaagatcaatcaatcactaaaaatatcaaataaaaaagttttaaatccccccgttgcatgaaaagccataaaacaataaagaaagaatttatttgttcaaactcaagaaaaatggcaacagctaacttcttatcaatgagatctttcacgcgaattaatttctgcagccgataatttgattcgtatttatccaatggattgtgacttaaattggaataaaaaaaggaactatcgatcggattttttcgaactggtctataaacattcccagtaccaaaaataacaaacggtgaaagtttcagccaaatctgccgggtagtttttgagttcatggatgacatacagacaaacattcatttttatatacataGATAAGTATAATCCCTATGCAATGAACATGGTTTAtagtgaaaattcaaaaaaaaaaaatcaagaaagatATAAAATGCACTGTTGATTAGCTAATACTAaggataagaaaaataaatgtttaaagtgAGTTCTTAAGAATGAGACACTCACCACTGAGAAAACTCTTTTCTTAATATGTCAAAGAAAGCAGgattcaaatagttttatttaaaactgcttCAGTTACTGGTAGTCAGTTAATTTAATAGCCCATGACTTTTAATCATATTTAATCTGTAATATGTACTTAAAAACagttggaagaagaaaaaaataaaactaactttTAGCTTCTCTACTTCAGCAGTAGAAAACAGCTTCCCCTCGCTATAAATAGCTTCATTTCGAGAAGTATGAACAGTAATGACGCCTCTTTGCACATAAACTGGAGGTGAATTACCTGAAtacaaaaacaaagtttaataAAAGAACAGAGTTCACAGTCATGTTAACAATAATGTAACTAAATTCGAGCTTGTAAGTCGCAGTCCATCTAAAAAGATTTTAGCTGATGTTCACCTGACATATCTCACGGCTTCTTCAGAGTACGACAAGTCTGAGGCATGTCAGATCAAAACTTGGGTATAAACACATTGGATGTACCTCAGAGAACAAGCATGGAAAGGATTTAAATCATTCTGATGTTCAGTCAAGTctcgacttacgtgagggatgcgttctaagaccttcacgtaagtcaaaatttcgcgttatGGAAAAGAGTATGTAATAcgaattttttgttaatatacccaataatttgacatttttaaacccCTTTCAAACTGCTTTAGACCTTTTATTAACTAC contains:
- the LOC129216918 gene encoding ER membrane protein complex subunit 10-like, which produces MLVNRIQKFVLFVVAYSVQIATSASNFPSKPDLQTKLLELDELDGLVTLFVHHSLEPSNSPPVYVQRGVITVHTSRNEAIYSEGKLFSTAEVEKLKKLAVTDDIYRIKISTKADDPDSSSVSSFTKACAVYESSLTDVLTVALDQSGVPVGVGISASPPYCYGSSPSSSRITSFNTTVNVVSLVNAPVPDTLTYIQRLEQEKAEKARGEQGDNRSFFAKYWMYIVPFVIFLFISGASGPEGQGAGR